Proteins encoded within one genomic window of Deferribacter autotrophicus:
- a CDS encoding IS110 family transposase, whose amino-acid sequence MRRFENVVGIDVSKSTLSISFYDGSTHKYYETSNSVRSFTKDFLKKVKGVDWSKVLFMMESTGVYHLKLATHLSRELGYEVSVANPMSIKKYSDMNLRKAKTDKSDSKLIAEYGLEYGYKWRFKPKDELYYEIDSRLKAIEDFQSQINRLNNQIEGFSQLPYEQEEVISCYKDVISAYKSKIKKLEQELEVLLKSRYREEYELVMSIPGVGMKLASIVLGKLECFRNFKRAKEVVSYIGLCPSIRESGTSVRGRGHISRRGNAYIRKILFVCSLSAIRYNKFCSNLYRRLLSSGKAKKLAIIAVANKLIRQIFGVLKNGRPYDPEYLKNLTEVTENG is encoded by the coding sequence ATGAGAAGATTTGAAAATGTGGTAGGTATTGATGTATCAAAGTCGACATTGTCAATAAGTTTTTATGATGGATCTACGCACAAGTATTACGAGACGAGCAATAGTGTAAGATCTTTTACTAAAGATTTTCTTAAGAAAGTAAAAGGAGTAGATTGGTCGAAAGTACTTTTTATGATGGAAAGTACAGGAGTATATCATTTAAAATTAGCCACCCATTTGAGTAGGGAGTTAGGTTACGAAGTAAGTGTAGCTAATCCGATGTCAATAAAGAAATATTCAGATATGAATTTAAGGAAGGCAAAGACAGACAAATCGGATTCCAAATTGATAGCGGAATATGGGCTGGAATATGGTTATAAATGGAGATTTAAACCTAAGGATGAATTATATTATGAGATAGATAGTCGTTTAAAAGCAATAGAGGATTTTCAATCTCAGATAAATAGATTGAATAATCAGATAGAGGGATTTAGCCAATTGCCATATGAACAAGAAGAGGTTATATCGTGTTATAAAGATGTAATTTCCGCCTATAAGAGCAAGATTAAGAAATTGGAGCAGGAACTAGAGGTTTTGTTGAAAAGTCGTTATAGAGAGGAATATGAGTTAGTTATGAGTATTCCTGGAGTAGGTATGAAGTTAGCGTCGATAGTGTTGGGCAAATTGGAGTGTTTTCGTAATTTCAAGAGGGCGAAGGAGGTTGTTAGTTATATAGGTTTGTGTCCTTCTATTAGGGAATCTGGGACATCTGTAAGGGGAAGGGGACATATATCAAGGAGAGGAAATGCTTATATAAGGAAGATATTGTTTGTATGTTCATTGTCAGCGATACGGTATAATAAATTTTGTTCAAATTTGTATAGAAGGCTTTTATCATCAGGTAAAGCGAAGAAATTGGCGATAATAGCAGTAGCGAATAAATTGATAAGGCAAATATTTGGTGTATTAAAAAACGGTAGGCCATATGATCCAGAATATTTAAAAAATTTAACAGAGGTTACAGAAAATGGTTGA
- the buk gene encoding butyrate kinase: MNILAVDPGSTSTKIGIYFNGKIYKHKVEHLDENFLKIKTVVEQKDIRFDNIKQFLKDNNFEDVNFDAIVARGGLIKSVEGGVYEVNERLIEDLKKGVNGEHPANLGGILAREFAEIYNCPAFIVDPPIIDEMWEIAKITGVNSITRKSKFHALNHKEVARRVAKEKLSKRYEDSILIVAHMGGGITIGLHYYGKVVDVNNGLDGDGPFAVERAGSLPVDGIIEYLKNTEMSLDKFLKLVVKESGIYSHLKTKDMIKVEDMVTGGDNEAEKVLDAFVYNISKEIGGLFAAAKGKIDGIVLTGGLANSKLIVEKIRDYVGFMSEIYVVPGEYEIEALINGAIRVLKGEENAKIYE, translated from the coding sequence ATGAATATTTTAGCCGTTGATCCCGGTTCTACATCCACAAAAATAGGCATCTATTTTAATGGAAAAATATATAAACATAAAGTGGAACATCTGGATGAAAATTTTTTAAAAATAAAAACTGTGGTGGAGCAGAAAGATATTAGGTTTGATAATATTAAACAATTTTTAAAAGATAATAATTTTGAAGATGTTAATTTTGATGCCATAGTTGCCAGAGGGGGATTGATAAAAAGTGTTGAAGGCGGGGTTTATGAAGTTAATGAAAGATTGATTGAAGATTTAAAGAAAGGAGTAAACGGTGAACATCCAGCAAATTTGGGTGGAATATTAGCAAGAGAGTTTGCAGAGATTTATAATTGTCCTGCCTTTATTGTGGATCCACCGATTATTGATGAAATGTGGGAAATAGCAAAGATTACAGGGGTCAACTCTATAACAAGAAAAAGTAAGTTTCATGCATTGAATCATAAAGAGGTGGCAAGGCGTGTTGCAAAAGAAAAATTGAGTAAAAGATATGAAGATTCTATCTTAATTGTGGCTCATATGGGTGGCGGTATAACCATAGGTCTTCATTATTATGGAAAAGTGGTAGATGTGAATAACGGTCTTGACGGTGATGGTCCTTTTGCTGTTGAAAGGGCTGGAAGCTTACCTGTGGACGGTATTATTGAGTATTTAAAAAACACCGAAATGTCGCTGGATAAGTTTTTGAAACTTGTTGTAAAAGAATCAGGAATATATTCACATTTAAAAACTAAGGATATGATAAAAGTTGAAGATATGGTTACAGGTGGCGATAACGAAGCAGAAAAAGTTTTGGATGCTTTTGTGTATAATATATCAAAGGAGATAGGTGGTTTGTTTGCTGCGGCTAAGGGAAAAATAGATGGAATTGTTCTCACAGGAGGTTTAGCCAATAGTAAGCTTATTGTGGAAAAAATAAGAGATTACGTTGGTTTTATGTCGGAGATATATGTTGTTCCTGGTGAATATGAAATTGAAGCATTGATTAATGGTGCTATTAGAGTTTTAAAAGGAGAAGAAAATGCTAAGATCTATGAATAA
- a CDS encoding phosphate acyltransferase: MLRSMNKYGNIGKNITEILVSKNIDKSELSKLLGITDDEIDAILKNEIQPSVSQLLKLSAFLSVDIPTILFGESYEDKKVAKTTPEERIVVKRKDYLVYESLAPKYSSKAIEPFVVDIYKTKDYNVDESVHNGEEFIYVMEGKIRMVIDGKEYLLDAGDTIYFDSSLKHKIESITDKSKIFAALYYGSSMLLKTKGKKMKDLIQAAKIINPQNIVVINPDKSSLDAVNKAIAEGIINKVYLVGNKKKLEKDLSDYLIFQKHYVYEHIDDSETYFQDCTKKGIELIKEGKVDFIMKGNINTAIMLKEILNKKTGIPSMRRLSLVSIFELYDREKFILLTDPAINTELFPGGNLDLSKDIINNAIDVAKAIGISDIKVALLEANEIPTEKIPSTILDQELSKLKWEDAVVYGPLSYDLALYPDAVEKKGLKDNPVAGNADILVVPHIEAGNFLYKSWAMTMGADVANVVVGAKVPIVITSRSDSDMVKFLTICANAIFANYLSIKNGND; encoded by the coding sequence ATGCTAAGATCTATGAATAAATATGGGAATATAGGGAAGAATATTACGGAAATTTTGGTAAGCAAAAACATAGACAAATCCGAACTTTCAAAATTACTTGGTATCACAGATGATGAAATTGATGCTATATTAAAAAATGAAATTCAACCCTCTGTTTCTCAACTTTTAAAATTATCCGCTTTCCTCAGCGTGGATATTCCAACAATTTTATTTGGCGAATCTTATGAAGATAAAAAGGTTGCCAAAACGACACCTGAAGAAAGAATTGTTGTAAAAAGAAAAGATTATCTTGTCTATGAAAGTCTTGCACCAAAATATTCAAGTAAAGCTATAGAACCTTTTGTGGTAGATATTTATAAAACAAAAGATTACAATGTTGATGAAAGTGTACATAATGGAGAAGAGTTTATCTATGTTATGGAAGGGAAAATCAGGATGGTCATCGATGGGAAAGAATATCTGCTAGATGCAGGTGATACCATATATTTTGATTCATCTTTGAAACATAAGATTGAGTCAATAACAGATAAATCTAAGATTTTTGCAGCTCTTTATTATGGTTCTTCAATGCTTTTGAAGACAAAAGGTAAAAAAATGAAAGATTTGATACAAGCTGCAAAAATAATCAATCCGCAAAATATTGTTGTAATAAATCCAGATAAATCATCTCTGGATGCTGTAAATAAAGCTATAGCAGAGGGGATAATAAACAAGGTATATCTTGTGGGGAACAAGAAAAAATTGGAAAAAGATTTGAGTGATTATCTTATATTTCAAAAACATTATGTCTATGAACATATTGATGATAGTGAAACTTATTTCCAAGATTGCACTAAAAAAGGGATTGAGCTTATCAAAGAAGGTAAAGTCGATTTTATAATGAAAGGGAACATAAATACTGCTATAATGTTAAAAGAGATATTAAATAAGAAAACTGGAATTCCTTCCATGCGAAGATTAAGTCTTGTAAGTATTTTTGAATTATACGATAGAGAAAAGTTTATATTACTTACTGATCCTGCTATAAATACCGAGCTTTTTCCTGGTGGCAATCTGGATTTAAGTAAAGATATTATTAATAATGCCATTGATGTTGCAAAGGCTATAGGAATTTCTGATATTAAAGTGGCTCTTCTTGAAGCAAATGAGATCCCAACAGAAAAAATACCCTCTACAATTTTAGATCAGGAATTGTCAAAGTTAAAGTGGGAGGATGCTGTAGTTTATGGCCCCCTTTCTTATGATCTGGCGCTGTATCCTGATGCTGTAGAAAAGAAAGGGTTGAAAGATAATCCTGTGGCAGGAAATGCCGATATCCTTGTTGTGCCACATATAGAAGCTGGGAATTTTCTTTATAAATCATGGGCTATGACAATGGGTGCTGATGTAGCAAATGTTGTTGTGGGTGCGAAAGTACCAATTGTCATTACATCGAGAAGTGATAGCGATATGGTGAAGTTTTTAACGATTTGTGCCAATGCTATTTTTGCCAACTACTTGAGTATAAAAAATGGAAACGATTGA
- a CDS encoding SRPBCC family protein, with protein sequence METIERVLIVNSSIEKVWDFFTNHKNLEKLNPPEIRFRVVNSVFDDKIFDGNIITYKFQVMFFTFTWVSKISAVKEYMYFIDKMIKGPFKRWYHFHHFEKLDNNKTCIKDKILYEPPFYPVSFFTNGFVRNKLEYIFQYRDKVLQKELNQ encoded by the coding sequence ATGGAAACGATTGAACGAGTATTAATAGTAAATAGCTCTATAGAAAAAGTTTGGGATTTTTTTACAAATCATAAAAATCTAGAAAAGTTAAATCCCCCAGAAATCAGATTTAGGGTGGTTAACAGTGTTTTTGATGACAAAATATTTGATGGAAATATCATAACTTACAAGTTTCAAGTTATGTTTTTTACTTTTACATGGGTAAGTAAGATATCTGCTGTCAAAGAATATATGTATTTTATAGATAAGATGATTAAAGGTCCTTTCAAAAGATGGTATCATTTCCATCATTTTGAAAAATTGGATAATAATAAAACGTGTATTAAAGACAAGATTCTTTATGAGCCTCCTTTTTATCCGGTTTCTTTTTTTACCAATGGTTTTGTTCGTAATAAGCTTGAGTACATTTTTCAGTACAGGGATAAAGTGTTACAAAAGGAATTAAATCAATAA
- a CDS encoding TIGR01777 family oxidoreductase, translated as MKIAISGHRGFIGKNFINKYKTKYEFIFLNRKDLYTPEALLNKIDSADIIINLAGAPILKRWTKKYKNIIVDSRVIPTKNIVAAMSKLKNKPKRFLSASAIGIYTSEIQCDEYTCKINNDFLSYVCQIWENEALKAEEYGISTSILRFGVVLGKNGGTFPRMILPFKLGIGGKIASGKQVISWIHIEDCIRAMDHIIEKNINKEVNIVAPNPVTNYEFTKIAGNILKRPTVLTIPSFILKLVYGEGADILLKTQNVLPKILLESGFKFEFPDIISALKDLLL; from the coding sequence TTGAAAATTGCCATTTCCGGTCATAGAGGTTTTATTGGTAAAAATTTTATTAACAAATATAAAACCAAATATGAATTTATCTTTTTAAATAGAAAAGACCTATATACCCCTGAAGCTTTATTAAATAAAATTGACTCAGCAGATATTATTATCAACTTAGCCGGTGCACCTATCCTTAAAAGATGGACTAAAAAATACAAAAATATCATTGTTGATAGCAGGGTAATACCGACAAAAAATATTGTTGCAGCTATGAGTAAGTTAAAAAATAAACCCAAACGATTTTTATCGGCATCAGCCATAGGAATTTATACAAGTGAAATACAATGTGACGAATACACATGCAAAATCAATAATGATTTTTTATCATACGTATGCCAAATCTGGGAAAATGAGGCATTAAAGGCAGAAGAATATGGAATCTCCACATCCATTTTGAGATTTGGTGTCGTTTTAGGGAAAAACGGTGGTACATTTCCAAGAATGATACTCCCATTTAAGCTCGGTATCGGCGGTAAAATTGCAAGCGGAAAACAGGTAATTTCGTGGATTCATATTGAGGATTGTATAAGAGCAATGGACCACATAATTGAAAAGAATATAAATAAAGAAGTAAATATAGTGGCCCCAAACCCTGTGACAAATTATGAGTTCACAAAAATTGCCGGCAATATTTTGAAAAGGCCCACTGTCTTAACTATTCCCTCTTTCATATTAAAATTAGTTTACGGAGAAGGAGCAGATATTCTTCTCAAAACTCAAAATGTATTACCTAAGATACTATTGGAATCAGGTTTTAAATTTGAATTTCCTGATATCATTTCAGCATTAAAAGATTTACTATTATAA
- a CDS encoding amino acid ABC transporter permease: MGRKSIELILFIVLIFLLAFFLYKGATSSGYNWQWFRIDEFFLKFDKGKLILGPFLKGLLITFQISFLSFILTNVLGFTFGIFRVLNSFVARLLGYLYVEIFRNTPLIIQILFFYFVIAPVFNISGFWSAVIALSLFEGAYACEIVRAGIESIDKGQWEASFSLGLSKGNTISYIILPQAIKKVMLPLTNIFVSLIKDSALVSVIAVYDLTMEAQKAISETFMTFEIWLTVAFTYFLINVIILIMLRLFSYKMRWGDV; this comes from the coding sequence ATGGGAAGAAAATCTATCGAATTGATACTGTTTATTGTTTTGATTTTTTTATTAGCCTTTTTTCTCTACAAAGGAGCCACATCGTCAGGATATAACTGGCAGTGGTTTCGTATCGATGAATTTTTCCTGAAATTTGATAAGGGCAAATTAATTTTAGGTCCATTCCTGAAAGGACTGCTTATAACTTTTCAAATTTCTTTTTTGTCTTTTATATTAACTAATGTTTTAGGTTTTACATTTGGAATTTTCAGGGTGCTTAACTCTTTTGTTGCAAGGTTATTGGGGTATCTTTATGTTGAAATATTTCGTAATACTCCTTTGATAATACAAATACTTTTTTTCTATTTTGTAATAGCACCTGTATTTAATATTTCAGGATTTTGGTCAGCTGTAATAGCATTAAGCCTTTTTGAAGGTGCTTATGCTTGTGAGATAGTCAGAGCCGGAATTGAATCCATAGATAAGGGGCAATGGGAGGCATCTTTTAGTTTGGGTTTGTCTAAAGGTAACACCATATCCTATATTATTTTACCACAAGCAATTAAAAAGGTTATGTTACCTTTAACCAATATTTTTGTTTCTTTAATAAAAGATTCCGCCTTGGTGAGTGTAATTGCTGTTTATGATTTAACAATGGAAGCTCAAAAGGCAATTTCAGAAACGTTTATGACCTTTGAAATTTGGCTGACAGTTGCATTTACATATTTTCTTATAAATGTTATAATTTTAATAATGCTTAGATTATTTAGCTATAAAATGAGATGGGGTGATGTGTGA
- a CDS encoding transporter substrate-binding domain-containing protein, which translates to MNFLKKFFLILLLFSFAANLSASEGTLDKILKRGVLKVGMSTFVPWAMYDKKGRLVGFEIDVAKRLAKDMGVKVQFVPTKWSGIIPALLTGKFDIIIGGMSITPQRALKVNFSIPYDYSGMSIVANKTKAKGFNSLKYFNKKGVIIAVRIGTTAEVAAKKYMPNATIKLFDDESQAIQELLLGRAHAVVASAPMPAFQAIKHSDRLFLPIKDTFTKEPIGFAIRKGDSDFLNFLNSWITYVKAEGFLKERKHYWFYTRDWEKLIK; encoded by the coding sequence GTGAATTTTTTAAAGAAATTTTTTTTAATTTTACTTTTGTTTTCTTTTGCAGCTAATTTGTCTGCATCTGAAGGCACTCTTGATAAGATTTTAAAAAGGGGGGTGTTGAAAGTTGGTATGTCCACATTTGTTCCTTGGGCGATGTATGACAAGAAGGGAAGGCTTGTTGGTTTTGAGATTGATGTTGCAAAACGTTTAGCGAAAGATATGGGTGTGAAAGTTCAGTTTGTACCGACTAAATGGTCAGGCATCATCCCAGCTTTATTGACAGGTAAATTCGATATTATCATTGGTGGAATGAGTATCACACCACAAAGAGCTTTGAAAGTAAATTTTTCTATTCCATATGATTATTCCGGAATGTCTATTGTGGCCAATAAAACTAAGGCAAAAGGATTTAATTCTTTAAAATATTTTAATAAGAAAGGTGTAATAATTGCTGTTCGTATAGGTACAACTGCTGAGGTGGCTGCAAAAAAATATATGCCAAATGCAACCATAAAACTATTTGATGATGAATCACAGGCGATTCAGGAGCTTCTTTTAGGAAGAGCACATGCTGTTGTAGCTTCAGCTCCAATGCCTGCATTTCAAGCAATAAAACATTCTGATAGACTATTTTTACCTATTAAAGATACTTTTACAAAAGAACCTATAGGTTTTGCTATTAGAAAAGGGGATTCGGATTTTCTAAACTTTTTAAATAGCTGGATTACTTATGTAAAAGCTGAAGGGTTTTTAAAGGAAAGAAAACATTATTGGTTTTATACAAGAGATTGGGAGAAACTGATTAAATAA
- a CDS encoding amino acid ABC transporter permease, which produces MKQKIKITKIDILLIILILFFIWLFFYRVNKYLNYQWQWKSIFQYFFVVEDGKIGANVLSIGILNTIKISVYSIILSTIIGFIMGIFKSTKNLFFRLIGVMYVESIRNIPSIVVIFVVYYFLGDQIITVLKLDNFFITLDDKYNILLNFFLVPKDKISIFLIGIIALSLYEGAYITEIVRGAIKSIDKGQIDASKSLGLNKWQRLRYIVFPQALPLIIPPLTGQMVSTIKDSAILSVISIPELTFQGMELMASTYLIFETWIIITVIYLVLNIILSHVSGYLEMRLKSYRT; this is translated from the coding sequence ATGAAGCAGAAAATAAAGATTACTAAAATTGATATTCTTTTAATAATTTTGATTCTATTTTTTATCTGGCTTTTTTTCTACAGAGTAAATAAATATCTGAATTACCAGTGGCAGTGGAAATCAATTTTTCAATATTTTTTCGTGGTAGAAGATGGCAAAATAGGAGCAAATGTATTAAGCATTGGTATCTTAAATACGATAAAAATTAGTGTCTATTCTATTATATTATCTACAATAATCGGATTTATTATGGGTATATTTAAGAGCACAAAAAATCTTTTTTTTAGATTGATCGGTGTTATGTATGTTGAATCTATAAGAAACATCCCTTCCATAGTTGTTATTTTTGTAGTTTATTATTTTTTAGGGGATCAAATTATAACTGTTTTAAAACTAGATAATTTTTTTATAACTTTGGATGACAAATATAATATTTTACTAAACTTTTTTCTCGTGCCAAAAGATAAAATTTCAATTTTTCTGATTGGGATAATTGCCCTTTCTCTGTATGAGGGGGCGTATATAACTGAGATAGTAAGAGGAGCGATTAAATCCATTGATAAAGGTCAAATCGATGCATCTAAAAGTTTAGGTTTAAATAAATGGCAACGATTGAGATATATTGTTTTTCCTCAGGCATTACCTTTAATTATACCTCCACTGACAGGGCAGATGGTTTCCACAATAAAGGATTCTGCCATTTTATCGGTTATTTCCATTCCGGAGCTAACTTTTCAAGGAATGGAATTGATGGCATCAACATATTTGATTTTTGAAACTTGGATAATTATCACAGTTATTTATTTGGTATTAAATATAATACTATCACATGTATCCGGGTATTTGGAAATGAGATTAAAATCGTATAGAACCTAA
- a CDS encoding DMT family transporter: MIYLKLVLSTIFWGASFTAGKVAVAYLSIFSVAFFRFFISSIIFLIIIKRNIPHFNKNNFFVCFIGGFTGIFLYNIFFLKGLGLTEASKASIIVAINPAITALITNLFLKEKLKFLNYTGLILSFAGLFLIITNGHFDKTAFSDLNYGDILIVFAALSWSAYTIFGKIALNTLSPMESTAYSIFWGTILLTPFAINDIFTRSLVFNLNVAISLIVLSVFATVLGFLWFYNGIKEIGATRASVFIYLVPFFGTLFGVIILHEQLTLFMILGGLLTIFGVYITNKKY; this comes from the coding sequence ATGATTTATTTAAAATTAGTTTTATCCACAATTTTTTGGGGAGCATCATTTACAGCAGGAAAAGTAGCCGTTGCATATCTTTCCATTTTTTCAGTTGCTTTTTTCAGGTTTTTTATAAGCTCAATCATTTTTCTTATAATCATCAAACGGAATATTCCACATTTTAATAAAAACAATTTTTTTGTATGTTTTATAGGCGGATTTACCGGTATCTTTCTTTATAACATATTCTTTTTAAAAGGATTAGGTCTCACAGAAGCATCCAAAGCTTCAATTATTGTAGCCATAAATCCGGCTATTACTGCGTTAATAACAAATCTATTTTTAAAAGAAAAACTGAAATTTTTAAATTATACAGGACTAATATTATCATTTGCCGGTTTATTTCTTATCATCACAAACGGTCATTTTGACAAAACTGCTTTTTCAGACCTTAATTACGGTGATATCTTAATCGTATTTGCTGCTTTATCTTGGTCAGCCTACACTATTTTTGGCAAAATAGCTCTTAACACCCTTTCCCCCATGGAATCAACGGCATATTCTATATTCTGGGGCACAATACTACTTACTCCTTTTGCCATTAACGATATTTTTACAAGAAGTTTAGTTTTCAATCTAAATGTAGCAATTTCTTTGATAGTATTATCGGTATTCGCTACAGTTTTGGGATTTTTGTGGTTTTACAACGGAATTAAGGAAATAGGTGCCACTCGAGCTTCAGTATTTATATATTTGGTACCTTTTTTTGGAACACTTTTTGGTGTAATTATCTTACACGAACAGCTAACTCTTTTCATGATATTGGGCGGATTGTTAACCATTTTTGGAGTTTATATTACAAATAAAAAATATTAG
- a CDS encoding HAD family hydrolase: MNKNNINTIIYDCDGVLFDSEDAVLAYYDFICERFNLPKIQRDNHEDVRKALMKTNEEIIRMLTDDERLIEEILEFAKNMNFKRFLNLMKPEKNLKETLEILYDKGYNLAVFTNRGHSLHYLLEHFGLEKYFKIKITSFDVTKPKPDPEGVFKILDFFKIAQENVLYIGDTTNDLYAAKNAKVHFVAYKNRLEDSPLIHNHLEILNFL, from the coding sequence TTGAATAAAAACAATATTAATACAATAATTTACGATTGTGATGGAGTACTTTTTGACAGTGAGGATGCCGTTTTAGCTTATTACGATTTTATTTGCGAAAGGTTTAATCTTCCAAAAATTCAAAGAGACAACCATGAAGATGTGAGAAAAGCTTTAATGAAAACTAACGAAGAAATCATTAGAATGTTGACTGATGATGAAAGGCTTATAGAAGAGATACTTGAATTTGCAAAAAATATGAACTTCAAACGGTTTTTAAACCTAATGAAACCAGAAAAAAATCTGAAAGAAACACTCGAGATATTATACGATAAAGGTTATAATTTAGCAGTTTTTACTAACAGAGGACATTCCCTTCATTATCTACTTGAGCATTTTGGACTTGAAAAATATTTTAAAATTAAAATCACTTCTTTTGATGTCACAAAACCAAAACCTGACCCCGAAGGTGTTTTCAAAATTTTAGATTTTTTCAAGATTGCTCAAGAAAATGTCCTTTATATCGGAGATACTACCAATGACCTTTATGCCGCAAAAAATGCAAAAGTTCATTTTGTAGCGTATAAAAACAGATTGGAAGACTCTCCGTTAATTCACAACCACCTGGAAATTTTGAATTTTTTATGA
- a CDS encoding tRNA dihydrouridine synthase — MVAAPLAGITTIPFRRIVRKFFDGVIFTEMVSVEGLKRKVENTLKYAKILENDHPVFLQLFGNDPASFYDAIKVCEEVSNPDGYDLNAGCPVKKVLKSYAGSYLLKDLKQLREIIKNMRKATDKPISVKTRLGWDEKSYVYKEILKICEGEGVDILTFHARTKSQMFGGEANLFALNEVANLKKEILLIGNGNVYDHISFNRMLNTGVDAVMIGRAMMKAPWILSAIKEGKDAHEFLSLDEKKKLIIELLYYEKEFRKNYLDIVRKYSIWFLKGYKNSSDFRKKVYQIKSEDEFLKLLEEFVE; from the coding sequence ATGGTTGCCGCTCCTCTTGCAGGTATTACTACTATACCTTTTAGGAGGATTGTAAGAAAATTTTTTGATGGTGTCATTTTTACAGAGATGGTTTCCGTGGAAGGATTAAAAAGAAAGGTGGAAAACACTTTAAAATACGCAAAAATTTTAGAAAATGACCATCCAGTTTTTCTGCAGCTATTTGGAAATGATCCAGCTTCCTTTTACGATGCCATTAAAGTATGTGAAGAGGTATCAAATCCGGATGGTTATGATCTAAATGCTGGTTGTCCGGTAAAAAAAGTATTAAAATCCTATGCCGGCTCCTATCTTTTAAAAGATTTAAAACAGCTTAGAGAAATTATTAAAAATATGAGAAAAGCTACAGATAAACCAATTTCGGTAAAAACAAGACTTGGGTGGGATGAAAAATCTTATGTTTACAAAGAGATTTTAAAAATATGTGAAGGTGAAGGTGTTGATATACTTACATTTCACGCAAGAACAAAATCTCAAATGTTTGGAGGAGAAGCAAATTTATTTGCCTTAAATGAGGTTGCAAACCTGAAAAAAGAGATTTTATTAATAGGTAATGGTAATGTTTATGACCATATTAGTTTCAATAGGATGCTTAATACAGGTGTGGATGCTGTAATGATTGGCAGAGCAATGATGAAAGCTCCCTGGATCCTTTCTGCAATTAAGGAAGGCAAAGATGCACATGAGTTTTTAAGTTTAGATGAGAAGAAAAAGCTTATTATCGAGCTTCTATACTATGAAAAAGAATTTAGAAAAAACTATCTGGATATAGTGCGAAAATATTCCATATGGTTTTTAAAAGGATATAAAAATTCATCCGACTTCAGAAAAAAAGTTTATCAAATAAAATCTGAAGATGAATTTTTAAAACTTTTGGAGGAGTTCGTTGAATAA